The following are encoded together in the Cherax quadricarinatus isolate ZL_2023a chromosome 37, ASM3850222v1, whole genome shotgun sequence genome:
- the LOC128701739 gene encoding uncharacterized protein, which translates to MLSVALINPTKKEKKEQLNNQEMVQKYKWWLGVAGVLVGMTTLGVLIGTTCWHMAYREATLHALAREQHAVHLAKEHCRHNMEALRSKMATGAFMKNDVPELVTAARHTVTLAVPQQVHATPEQIDAHPQARDESHVRERSLPNTKHKQTVMVSVLLGCKTLSMVSVWEAMEQQQQHGGNSHHVQLSSFLAQTSNYY; encoded by the exons atgctgtcagtggccctgataaacccaacaaagaaagaaaagaaagaacagCTGAATAATCAAGAA ATGGTGCAGAAGTACAAGTGGTGGctaggtgtggcaggtgtgttggtgggtATGACAACACTTGGGGTACTAATTGGCACTACCTGCTGGCACATGGCATACCGGGAGGCCACCCTGCACGCTCTGGCCAGGGAACAACACGCGGTGCACCTTGCAAAGGAACACTGTAGGCACA ACATGGAGGCATTGAGATCAAAAATGGCAACTGGTGCATTTATGAAGAATGATGTACCCGAGCTAGTAACTGCAGCTCGCCATACAGTGACTCTTGCCGTGCCTCAGCAAGTGCATGCAACTCCAGAACAAATTGATGCCCATccgcaggcgagagatgagtcacATGTGAGAGAGAGGTCACTTCCAAACACCAAGCACAAGCAGACTGTGATGGTTAGCGTGTTGTTAGGCTGTAAGACATTGTccatggtgagtgtgtgggaggccatggagcagcagcaacaacacggtGGCAACAGTCATCATGTGCAGCTGTCATCATTTCTTGCCCAAACTAGCAATTACTATTAA